The Gemmatimonadales bacterium genomic sequence TGCTCGACGTGGCCGGCGGCTTCGCGGCTTACGGCCTGCTGACGCGCGACCGGGCGATCGGGCGTTGCTGCCTGCGCGTTGCCGAGCACGTCGCGAACTCGTGGCGCGAGGCGTCGCTCGGCCCGGTCCGGCTGTTGAGTCACGGTCTGTACGCCGGCGCGGCCGCGATCGCCGGGCTGGCCGTCGCGGTCAGCCTCGCGGGGCCAGGGCAGCTCGGCTGGCTCGCCGCGGTCTCGATCGTGTCGATCGCCGGTGCCGGGGCGTGGGCGCAGCTGGTCGAAGGCTCACCGCAGCTGCTGCGGCCGTACGGGTACTTCGGCGGGGTCGCGGGCGGCCTTGCCGTCGCGGTGACGGCGTCGCTGGTGGGCGCGAATGGTTGGACGATCCTCGCGGCGAGCGCCGTCGGCGGATCGGTGACCCAGGCGATCGGCCGGCTCCGCTGCCTGGTGCAGGGCTGCTGTCACGGTCGGGCCTCGCCGGATGCGCTGGGGATCCGCTACCACCACCCGCGCTCGCGGGTGGTGCGGCTGGCCGGTCTCGCGGGGACGCCG encodes the following:
- a CDS encoding prolipoprotein diacylglyceryl transferase, with translation LDVAGGFAAYGLLTRDRAIGRCCLRVAEHVANSWREASLGPVRLLSHGLYAGAAAIAGLAVAVSLAGPGQLGWLAAVSIVSIAGAGAWAQLVEGSPQLLRPYGYFGGVAGGLAVAVTASLVGANGWTILAASAVGGSVTQAIGRLRCLVQGCCHGRASPDALGIRYHHPRSRVVRLAGLAGTPVYPTPLYSLLWMLVVAAVLWRLWMVSAPLPLIVGLYFVLAGAGRFMEEHFRGEPQTAEYFGLRLYQWLAIAFVVGGAAITALGARRAPAVAGLDPAVIPILLVVGVAAYAAYGVDFPRSNRRLARLT